One segment of Gaiella occulta DNA contains the following:
- a CDS encoding alpha/beta fold hydrolase: MSTHAPPTQPVGRSRTVEANGLRLHFLEYGAAHLPALVILPGITSPAVTWEFVALELASEFRVLTMDVRGRGLSERGRSYAREELARDVAEALAALELDRPAVLGHSAGARIAAAFGALYPALRGPLVVADPPLSGPGRAPYPTPVEAFVESLRLARAGASADDMRPFFPTWTQEQLELRAAWLGTCDETAVVETHRLFHEEDFFEDWVRLHSPTLFVWGGAGPVVGETGAAEVAAANPAAEVAVLPGAGHMLPWDDLAGFLAIVRPFLARTLHGRGAPGGADPLPETDGGAR; the protein is encoded by the coding sequence GTGAGCACGCACGCGCCCCCGACGCAACCGGTCGGACGCAGCCGCACGGTGGAGGCGAACGGCCTCCGCCTGCACTTCCTCGAGTACGGCGCGGCGCACCTGCCCGCCCTCGTGATCCTTCCGGGAATCACCAGCCCCGCGGTGACCTGGGAGTTCGTGGCTCTCGAGCTCGCCTCCGAGTTCCGCGTCCTCACCATGGACGTGCGCGGGCGCGGTCTCTCGGAGCGGGGACGAAGCTACGCGCGGGAAGAGCTCGCGCGCGACGTCGCGGAGGCGCTCGCGGCGCTCGAGCTCGACCGGCCGGCGGTTCTCGGCCACTCCGCCGGCGCCCGCATCGCCGCCGCGTTCGGCGCGCTCTACCCGGCGCTGCGAGGCCCGCTGGTCGTGGCGGACCCGCCGCTGAGCGGGCCCGGGCGCGCGCCGTACCCGACCCCGGTGGAGGCGTTCGTCGAGTCGCTCCGCCTCGCCCGGGCCGGCGCCAGCGCCGACGACATGCGACCGTTCTTCCCGACCTGGACGCAGGAGCAGCTCGAGCTCCGCGCCGCCTGGCTCGGCACCTGCGACGAGACGGCGGTGGTCGAGACCCACCGCCTCTTCCACGAGGAGGACTTCTTCGAGGACTGGGTGCGCCTGCACTCTCCCACCCTGTTCGTCTGGGGCGGCGCCGGCCCCGTCGTCGGCGAGACCGGCGCGGCGGAGGTCGCGGCGGCCAACCCGGCGGCCGAGGTCGCCGTCCTGCCCGGCGCCGGCCACATGCTGCCCTGGGACGACCTGGCCGGCTTCCTCGCGATCGTCCGACCGTTCCTCGCCCGCACCCTGCACGGCCGGGGCGCGCCCGGCGGGGCCGACCCGTTGCCCGAAACCGATGGAGGAGCACGATGA
- a CDS encoding CoxG family protein — translation MKVSESFVVAEPREAVWEVVGVVERVARCLPGVEQVTMLEDGSSNLRITQSLGPMNATFDAKMRITGVEPGQSISFSATGRSVRGAAGNVRVTNVVRLEDDGAGATRVVLEADVALGGMLGVVGGKVVARQAAQAAKQFAEALEREVRGA, via the coding sequence GTGAAGGTGTCCGAGTCGTTCGTGGTCGCCGAGCCGCGCGAGGCCGTCTGGGAGGTGGTCGGGGTGGTCGAGCGGGTGGCGCGCTGCCTCCCCGGCGTCGAGCAGGTGACGATGCTCGAGGACGGCAGCTCGAACCTGCGCATCACCCAGTCGCTCGGGCCGATGAACGCGACCTTCGACGCGAAGATGCGCATTACAGGCGTCGAGCCCGGCCAGTCGATCAGCTTCTCGGCCACCGGCCGGAGCGTCCGCGGCGCGGCCGGCAACGTGCGGGTGACGAACGTCGTCCGGCTCGAGGACGACGGCGCAGGGGCGACGCGGGTCGTCCTGGAGGCCGACGTCGCGCTCGGCGGCATGCTCGGGGTCGTCGGCGGGAAGGTGGTCGCGCGGCAGGCGGCGCAGGCCGCGAAGCAGTTCGCGGAGGCGCTCGAGCGCGAGGTGCGCGGTGCCTGA
- a CDS encoding PEP-utilizing enzyme → MSDRAPANFQSPFEVETPEGAEGWQRLYPYYACFSEDRRAFEDEKFWFHDSMHYPEPMYPFDLLMPENTWLILNQNTTKVFVVPTALGLDHRVVNGYVYVSPTMITDPDEIARRAAYFNPRAGHYFENWDEIYENWVAKANDCRQRLTRITFEPLPDVEPDEVVTQARELTSGFHLARSYNELLENVQEMAYLHFEMLGLGYGAYMTFRELCQRAFPGISDQNVAKMVAGIDILMFRPDDELRKLARLGVELGLVDQLARGDTPEAVLSAVAQAPRGDEWIAALETAKEPWFWFSTGAGLTHGDRAWIDDLRTPFGALKTYVEKLVRGDEIDRPLEGVQAERDRITSEYRALLGSDDDRAAFDGLVALARTVYPFVENHNFYAEHQHYSLFWNKVRELGAVFAAHGFLDDKEDVFLLQRHEVHPALADLITGWATETPDRRAYWQREVADRKRIMEALRRWSPPPALGKVPDSITEPFTVMLWGITEETVDRWRNAGGDDSGVLQGIGAAPGVAEGPARVIFSAAELEDVEDGEILVCPITAPSWAPVFSRIKAAVSDIGGIMAHAAIVSREYGLPAVVGTGFGTKRIRTGQRLRVDGAAGTVEILEDDTGA, encoded by the coding sequence ATGAGCGACCGCGCACCGGCGAACTTCCAGAGCCCCTTCGAGGTGGAGACGCCCGAAGGCGCGGAGGGCTGGCAGCGCCTCTACCCGTACTACGCCTGCTTCAGCGAGGATCGCCGCGCGTTCGAGGACGAGAAGTTCTGGTTCCACGACTCGATGCACTACCCCGAGCCGATGTACCCCTTCGACCTGCTGATGCCGGAGAACACCTGGCTGATCCTCAACCAGAACACCACCAAGGTGTTCGTCGTGCCGACGGCGCTCGGGCTCGACCACCGGGTCGTGAACGGCTACGTCTACGTCAGCCCCACGATGATCACCGACCCCGACGAGATCGCTCGTCGCGCCGCGTACTTCAACCCCCGCGCCGGCCACTACTTCGAGAACTGGGACGAGATCTACGAGAACTGGGTGGCCAAGGCAAACGACTGCCGGCAGCGACTGACGCGCATCACGTTCGAGCCGCTGCCCGACGTCGAGCCGGACGAGGTCGTGACGCAGGCGCGCGAGCTGACGAGCGGCTTCCACCTCGCGCGCTCCTACAACGAGCTGCTCGAGAACGTGCAGGAGATGGCGTACCTGCACTTCGAGATGCTCGGCCTCGGCTACGGCGCCTACATGACGTTCCGTGAGCTCTGCCAGCGCGCGTTCCCGGGCATCAGCGACCAGAACGTCGCCAAGATGGTCGCGGGGATCGACATCCTCATGTTCCGGCCGGACGACGAACTCCGGAAGCTGGCGCGGCTCGGTGTCGAGCTCGGTCTCGTCGACCAGCTCGCTCGCGGCGACACACCGGAGGCTGTGCTCTCCGCCGTCGCGCAGGCGCCGAGGGGAGACGAGTGGATCGCCGCGCTGGAGACGGCGAAGGAGCCGTGGTTCTGGTTCTCCACCGGCGCCGGGCTCACGCACGGGGACAGGGCGTGGATCGACGACCTGCGGACGCCGTTCGGCGCGCTGAAGACGTACGTCGAGAAGCTCGTTCGCGGCGACGAGATCGACCGGCCGCTCGAGGGCGTGCAGGCCGAGCGCGACCGCATCACCTCGGAGTACCGGGCGCTCCTCGGCAGCGACGACGATCGTGCCGCCTTCGACGGCCTCGTCGCGCTCGCCCGCACCGTCTACCCGTTCGTCGAAAACCACAACTTCTACGCGGAGCACCAGCACTACTCGCTGTTCTGGAACAAGGTGCGGGAGCTCGGGGCGGTCTTCGCCGCCCACGGCTTCCTCGACGACAAGGAGGACGTCTTCCTGCTGCAGCGGCACGAGGTCCACCCGGCGCTCGCCGACCTGATCACCGGCTGGGCGACCGAGACCCCCGACCGGCGCGCGTACTGGCAGCGCGAGGTGGCCGACCGCAAGCGGATCATGGAGGCGCTGCGCCGCTGGTCGCCGCCTCCCGCTCTCGGCAAGGTGCCTGACTCGATCACGGAGCCGTTCACCGTGATGCTGTGGGGCATCACCGAGGAGACGGTCGACCGCTGGCGCAACGCGGGCGGCGACGACTCCGGCGTCCTGCAGGGCATCGGCGCCGCACCCGGCGTGGCCGAGGGGCCGGCACGCGTGATCTTCTCCGCGGCCGAGCTCGAGGACGTCGAGGACGGGGAGATCCTCGTCTGCCCGATCACGGCGCCGAGCTGGGCGCCGGTCTTCAGCCGCATCAAGGCGGCCGTGTCGGACATCGGCGGGATCATGGCGCACGCCGCGATCGTGTCGCGCGAGTACGGGCTTCCCGCCGTCGTCGGCACCGGGTTCGGCACGAAGCGAATCCGTACGGGTCAACGCCTTCGTGTCGACGGCGCCGCGGGCACGGTCGAGATCCTCGAGGACGACACCGGCGCTTGA
- a CDS encoding (2Fe-2S)-binding protein produces the protein MADAPERVEVAVTVNGRLYRRSVEPRLHLADFLRRELGLTGTHIGCEQGVCGNCTVLVGDDAVKSCLLFAAQADGMELTTVESLAGPDELSPLQQAFKDEHALQCGFCTPGFLMTATALARRGSVPTRDEIRGELAGVLCRCTGYEPIVTAVERHLQARRGEGRG, from the coding sequence GTGGCTGACGCACCCGAGCGGGTCGAGGTCGCCGTGACGGTGAACGGACGACTCTATCGCCGGTCGGTCGAGCCGCGCCTCCACCTCGCCGACTTCCTGCGCCGCGAGCTCGGTCTGACCGGCACGCACATCGGCTGTGAGCAGGGCGTGTGCGGCAACTGCACCGTGCTCGTCGGCGACGACGCGGTGAAGTCGTGCCTGCTGTTCGCGGCCCAGGCCGACGGGATGGAGCTGACGACGGTCGAGTCCCTCGCGGGCCCCGACGAGCTCTCGCCGCTGCAGCAGGCGTTCAAGGACGAGCACGCGCTGCAGTGCGGCTTCTGCACGCCGGGGTTCCTGATGACCGCGACCGCGCTGGCCCGTCGCGGGTCCGTGCCGACGCGCGACGAGATCCGCGGCGAGCTCGCCGGCGTGCTGTGCCGGTGCACCGGCTACGAGCCGATCGTGACCGCCGTCGAGCGGCACCTGCAGGCAAGGCGGGGCGAGGGTCGTGGCTAG
- a CDS encoding PEP/pyruvate-binding domain-containing protein, which translates to MSAADTLVLWLDEVGTDSGALVGGKFSSLGEMAAAGFAVPPAFAVTTDAYRTFMGDGRLGELARSARTAAHGGDLLAIEDAAATMREAIESTPLPAAVADAVAEAYARLCERAGSPDVPVAVRSSGVAEDLAGASFAGQYETYLWVIGVDAVLEHVRRCWTGLFGAAVLTYRPGDGNGTVVDVGMAVVVQQLVQPRAAGVMFTLDPVTGDRSKIVIEAGWGLGEAVVAGEVTPDRFRLDKVTLDVVDRAIVEKASEYRFEPGTGVQLRQVPDDRRLEPCLEEAQVEALAALAKRIEAHRGAPQDIEWAVDEAGAVHVLQVRPETVWSRRPVPTVSAGAGSAVDLVLSTFVSGGRLAPKDDGGS; encoded by the coding sequence AGCGCCGCCGACACGCTCGTCCTCTGGCTCGACGAGGTCGGAACCGACTCGGGCGCGCTCGTCGGGGGCAAGTTCTCGAGCCTCGGCGAGATGGCGGCCGCCGGTTTCGCCGTGCCGCCCGCGTTCGCCGTCACGACCGACGCCTACCGCACGTTCATGGGCGACGGCAGGCTCGGCGAGCTCGCCCGGAGCGCCCGCACGGCCGCCCACGGAGGCGACCTGCTCGCGATCGAGGACGCCGCCGCGACGATGCGCGAGGCGATCGAGTCGACGCCCCTGCCGGCTGCCGTCGCCGACGCGGTCGCGGAGGCCTACGCGCGTCTATGCGAGCGAGCCGGCAGCCCCGACGTGCCGGTCGCGGTCCGTTCGAGCGGCGTCGCCGAGGATCTCGCCGGAGCGAGCTTCGCCGGGCAGTACGAGACCTATCTGTGGGTCATCGGCGTCGACGCGGTGCTCGAGCACGTCCGCCGCTGCTGGACGGGCCTGTTCGGCGCCGCGGTGCTCACCTACCGGCCAGGTGACGGCAACGGCACCGTCGTCGACGTGGGCATGGCCGTCGTCGTTCAGCAGCTCGTGCAGCCCCGCGCCGCCGGTGTGATGTTCACGCTCGACCCGGTCACGGGTGACCGCTCGAAGATCGTGATCGAGGCAGGCTGGGGGCTCGGCGAGGCCGTCGTCGCCGGTGAGGTCACGCCCGACCGGTTCCGGCTCGACAAGGTCACGCTCGACGTCGTCGACCGGGCGATCGTGGAGAAGGCGTCCGAGTACCGTTTCGAGCCGGGCACCGGCGTGCAGTTGCGCCAGGTGCCCGACGATCGGCGCCTCGAGCCGTGCCTCGAGGAGGCGCAGGTGGAGGCGCTCGCCGCGCTCGCGAAACGGATCGAGGCCCATCGCGGCGCCCCGCAGGACATCGAGTGGGCAGTCGACGAGGCCGGCGCGGTGCACGTGCTGCAGGTGCGCCCCGAGACCGTCTGGAGCCGCCGGCCGGTCCCGACCGTCTCCGCGGGTGCGGGCAGCGCCGTCGACCTCGTGCTGAGCACGTTCGTCAGCGGCGGACGCCTCGCGCCGAAGGACGACGGCGGCTCGTGA
- a CDS encoding xanthine dehydrogenase family protein molybdopterin-binding subunit, whose product MASVLDSERAVRAGGVGDRVPRREDDRLLRGDGRFSDDVEPAHALHMAVGRCPFPRARVLSVDVSEALALDGVEQVIVGREVVERTNPISVLRPVPGAPDLPNYAMATDIAIYEGQPVVSVVAVDRYVAEDAIERIAIDYDPLPHVPDVVAAMENGPVLYPDVLPTNLLTVNSQGAGDPESMLARADVVVSDRFWINRVTALPMETRAVVAEWRSGGRELLVHHSTQVPHLVRVQLGEALGLDEGAIRVVVGDVGGGFGLKLGIYPEDVLACLHAKDTRRPVKWVEDRTEHFRASTHGRESVHDARLGASHDGTILALTDVYATDLGALNSPFGSAQLTTITFPGPYRVRDAHMERRVTLTSKTPIGAYRGYGQPESNFVREVLVDRLARRLGRDPLDLRLQNMLQPHELPWQNPAGAVYDSGDYGRCLRMAADAVDYEGLRAAGRGPRADGRHVGVGLTSFVERTGYASAKFLADRGSRFGVHESVTLRANRSGGVDLYTGVPSFGQSPETAFAQVCSQALGIDVDAVSVHVGDTAASPVNTGSFASRTMIAAAGAIERASLELAAKTLRIAASLLEVDADDLEIAGREVRVVGDHAIRLPLARVFETAIIGQGLPADEAPGLDATVHYEPEAAAYAYGSAAAVVAVDAATGDFDIEHFVVVHDCGTAVNPMLVEGQVLGALAQGFGAALMEEIRYDPDTGQLLNGSMLDYFAPTAADLPEVELYHTEVPSPVTPFGVRGVGEIGTIPPGAALANAICDALADFGVEIGRLPITPELVWRALRQATGRKGGTP is encoded by the coding sequence GTGGCTAGCGTCCTCGACTCCGAGCGCGCCGTGCGCGCGGGGGGTGTCGGCGACCGCGTGCCGCGGCGCGAGGACGACCGCCTACTGCGCGGCGACGGACGCTTCAGCGACGACGTCGAGCCGGCCCACGCGCTCCACATGGCGGTCGGCCGCTGCCCGTTCCCGCGGGCGCGCGTGCTGTCGGTCGACGTCTCGGAGGCGCTCGCGCTCGACGGCGTCGAGCAGGTGATCGTCGGCCGCGAGGTCGTCGAGCGAACGAACCCGATCTCGGTGCTGCGCCCCGTGCCCGGGGCGCCCGATCTCCCCAACTACGCGATGGCCACCGATATCGCGATCTACGAGGGACAGCCCGTCGTCAGCGTCGTCGCGGTCGACCGCTACGTCGCCGAGGACGCGATCGAACGGATCGCGATCGACTACGACCCGCTCCCGCACGTGCCCGACGTGGTCGCCGCGATGGAGAACGGCCCCGTGCTCTATCCAGACGTGCTCCCGACCAACCTGCTCACGGTCAACTCGCAGGGCGCCGGCGATCCCGAGAGCATGCTCGCGCGCGCCGACGTCGTCGTCTCTGACCGATTCTGGATCAACCGCGTCACCGCGCTGCCGATGGAGACGCGCGCCGTCGTGGCAGAGTGGCGCTCCGGCGGCCGCGAGCTGCTTGTCCACCACTCGACCCAGGTGCCGCACCTCGTGCGCGTGCAGCTCGGCGAGGCGCTCGGCCTCGACGAGGGCGCGATCCGCGTCGTCGTCGGCGATGTCGGCGGCGGCTTCGGGCTGAAGCTCGGCATCTACCCCGAGGACGTGCTCGCGTGCCTCCACGCCAAGGACACGCGCCGGCCGGTCAAGTGGGTGGAGGACCGGACGGAGCACTTCCGCGCCTCCACGCACGGCCGCGAGTCGGTGCACGACGCCCGCCTCGGCGCGAGCCACGACGGCACCATCCTCGCGCTCACCGACGTCTACGCCACCGACCTCGGCGCGCTCAACTCGCCGTTCGGCTCCGCCCAGCTGACGACGATCACCTTCCCCGGCCCCTACCGCGTCCGCGACGCGCACATGGAGCGCCGCGTCACGCTGACGAGCAAGACCCCGATCGGCGCCTACCGCGGCTACGGCCAGCCGGAGTCCAACTTCGTGCGCGAGGTGCTGGTCGACCGCCTCGCCCGCCGTCTCGGTCGCGATCCGCTCGACCTGCGCCTCCAGAACATGCTCCAGCCCCACGAGCTGCCGTGGCAGAACCCCGCCGGCGCCGTCTACGACAGCGGCGACTACGGGCGCTGCCTGCGGATGGCCGCCGACGCGGTCGACTACGAGGGGCTGCGCGCCGCGGGACGCGGCCCCCGCGCCGACGGACGCCACGTCGGCGTCGGGCTTACCTCGTTCGTCGAGCGGACGGGCTACGCGAGCGCGAAGTTCCTCGCGGACCGCGGCTCGCGCTTCGGCGTCCACGAGAGCGTGACGCTGCGGGCCAACCGCTCCGGTGGCGTCGACCTCTACACGGGCGTGCCCTCGTTCGGCCAGAGCCCGGAGACCGCGTTCGCCCAGGTGTGCTCCCAGGCGCTCGGCATCGACGTGGACGCCGTCTCGGTCCACGTCGGCGACACCGCCGCCTCGCCGGTCAACACCGGCTCGTTCGCCTCACGCACGATGATCGCGGCCGCGGGCGCGATCGAGCGGGCAAGCCTCGAGCTTGCCGCGAAGACGCTGCGGATCGCGGCGTCGCTGCTCGAGGTCGATGCCGACGACCTCGAGATCGCCGGGCGCGAGGTTCGCGTCGTCGGCGACCACGCGATCAGGCTCCCGCTCGCTCGCGTCTTCGAGACGGCGATCATCGGACAGGGGCTGCCTGCGGACGAGGCGCCGGGCCTGGACGCGACCGTCCACTACGAGCCCGAGGCGGCCGCATACGCGTACGGCAGCGCCGCCGCCGTGGTCGCCGTCGACGCCGCCACCGGCGACTTCGACATCGAGCACTTCGTGGTCGTGCACGACTGCGGCACCGCCGTCAACCCGATGCTCGTCGAAGGGCAGGTGCTGGGCGCCCTCGCACAGGGCTTCGGCGCCGCGCTGATGGAAGAGATCCGCTACGACCCCGACACAGGTCAGCTCCTGAACGGCTCGATGCTCGACTACTTCGCGCCGACGGCCGCGGACCTGCCGGAGGTCGAGCTGTATCACACCGAGGTGCCCTCACCCGTGACGCCCTTCGGTGTCCGCGGCGTCGGCGAGATCGGCACGATCCCGCCCGGGGCCGCGCTCGCCAACGCCATCTGCGACGCGCTCGCCGACTTCGGCGTCGAGATCGGCCGGCTGCCGATCACGCCCGAGCTCGTCTGGCGCGCACTCCGGCAAGCAACCGGGCGGAAGGGAGGCACGCCGTGA
- a CDS encoding FAD binding domain-containing protein — MKPAPFTYIRPDSVESAITALAENAGARPLAGGQSLVPMLHMRLMQPAALVDLNRVAGLAGIVVDGDGLTVGALTRYSELESSPLVAERLPLLQHAVRFVGDRQVRNRGTLGGSLAQADPVGEMPLVCLALGAVVCAQSREGVREIPLDDFLLGPYTTTLEPDELIVAVRFPEAPAAYGFFEVSRRHNDFAVLAVAVTGTRGADGAWQELRLALAGVDDRPVLVPEAVRRLEGTTLDAGSIDAAVQACLAVIDPPSDVRASEEYRRHLAGVHVERVLRRLRDEEAALRG; from the coding sequence GTGAAGCCGGCGCCGTTCACGTACATCCGGCCCGACAGCGTCGAGAGCGCCATCACGGCCCTGGCCGAGAACGCCGGCGCCCGGCCGCTCGCCGGCGGCCAGAGCCTCGTGCCGATGCTGCACATGCGACTGATGCAGCCGGCGGCGCTCGTCGACCTCAACCGCGTCGCCGGGCTCGCCGGGATCGTCGTCGACGGCGACGGGCTGACGGTGGGAGCGCTCACGCGCTACTCCGAACTCGAGTCCTCGCCCCTCGTCGCCGAGCGGCTGCCGTTGCTGCAGCACGCCGTCCGCTTCGTCGGCGACCGCCAGGTCCGCAACCGGGGCACCCTCGGCGGCAGCCTCGCGCAGGCCGACCCCGTCGGCGAGATGCCGCTCGTGTGCCTCGCGCTCGGCGCCGTCGTATGCGCGCAGAGCCGGGAGGGCGTGCGCGAGATCCCGCTCGACGACTTCCTGCTCGGACCCTACACGACCACGCTCGAACCCGACGAGCTGATCGTGGCGGTCCGCTTCCCCGAGGCGCCGGCCGCCTACGGGTTCTTCGAGGTGTCGCGGCGTCACAACGACTTCGCCGTGCTCGCGGTCGCGGTGACCGGCACGCGGGGCGCCGACGGCGCGTGGCAGGAGCTCCGCCTCGCCCTCGCGGGCGTCGACGACCGGCCTGTCCTCGTGCCCGAGGCAGTCCGTCGCCTGGAAGGCACCACCCTCGACGCCGGCTCGATCGACGCAGCCGTGCAAGCGTGTCTCGCGGTGATCGACCCCCCGTCGGACGTGCGGGCCTCCGAGGAGTACCGGCGGCACCTCGCCGGCGTGCACGTCGAGCGCGTCCTCAGGCGCCTGCGCGACGAGGAGGCGGCGCTCCGTGGCTGA
- a CDS encoding DUF4202 domain-containing protein, with product MPDGVIVTPAPGALPADRAFSDEFLELRRLALEWIGPYYDGVHLSRAGDWLLAVEPEAPEPLVLAALMHDMERSIRGGPILDKGRQAWDDVDYNRAHCDRSAAVVAGWLVGKGASARFVEGVLPIREHEFGGSPEGDLMQAADSISFLEVNGQLVAGWVLDGSCSLEKGREKLRWMCERVRLDHARATARDRLEAVLAELDQRLAEAAS from the coding sequence GTGCCTGACGGGGTGATCGTCACGCCGGCGCCCGGCGCACTCCCCGCCGACCGCGCCTTCAGCGACGAGTTCCTGGAGCTGCGGCGCCTCGCGCTCGAGTGGATCGGCCCGTACTACGACGGCGTGCACCTGTCACGGGCGGGCGACTGGCTGCTCGCAGTCGAGCCCGAGGCGCCGGAGCCGCTCGTGCTGGCCGCGCTGATGCACGACATGGAGCGTTCGATCCGCGGCGGCCCCATCCTCGACAAGGGGCGACAGGCATGGGACGACGTCGACTACAACCGCGCCCACTGCGACCGGTCGGCTGCGGTGGTCGCCGGTTGGCTGGTCGGCAAGGGGGCGTCCGCGCGCTTCGTCGAGGGCGTGCTGCCGATTCGCGAGCACGAATTCGGCGGCTCGCCCGAGGGCGACCTGATGCAGGCAGCCGACTCGATCTCCTTCCTCGAGGTGAACGGGCAGCTCGTCGCGGGCTGGGTGCTGGACGGATCGTGCAGCCTCGAGAAGGGCCGCGAGAAGCTCCGTTGGATGTGCGAGCGGGTGCGCCTCGATCACGCCCGCGCCACCGCCCGTGACCGGCTCGAGGCCGTGCTGGCCGAGCTCGATCAGCGCCTCGCCGAGGCGGCGTCGTGA